A single window of Arvicanthis niloticus isolate mArvNil1 chromosome 20, mArvNil1.pat.X, whole genome shotgun sequence DNA harbors:
- the Stk38 gene encoding serine/threonine-protein kinase 38 isoform X2, with amino-acid sequence MAMTGSTPCSSMSNHTKERVTMTKVTLENFYSNLIAQHEEREMRQKKLERAMEEEGLRDEEKRLRRSAHARKETEFLRLKRTRLGLEDFESLKVIGRGAFGEVRLVQKKDTGHVYAMKILRKADMLEKEQVGHIRAERDILVEADSLWVVKMFYSFQDKLNLYLIMEFLPGGDMMTLLMKKDTLTEEETQFYIAETVLAIDSIHQLGFIHRDIKPDNLLLDSKGHVKLSDFGLCTGLKKAHRTEFYRNLNHSLPSDFTFQNMNSKRKAETWKRNRRQLAFSTVGTPDYIAPEVFLQTGYNKLCDWWSLGVIMYEMLIGYPPFCSETPQETYKKVMNWKETLTFPPEVPVSEKAKGLILRFCCEWEHRIGAPGVEEIKNNPFFEGVDWEHIRERPAAISIEIKSIDDTSNFDEFPESDILKPTVTTSNHPETDYKNKDWVFINYTYKRFEGLTARGAIPSYMKAPK; translated from the exons ATGGCAATGACAGGATCAACACCTTGCTCATCCATGAGTAATCACACCAAGGAAAGGGTGACAATGACCAAAGTGACACTGGAGAATTTTTATAGCAACCTTATCGCTCAACATGAAGAACGGGAAATGAG acAAAAGAAGTTAGAAAGAGCGATGGAAGAGGAAGGCCTGAGAGATGAAGAG AAACGACTTAGAAGATCTGCACATGCTCGGAAAGAAACAGAGTTTCTTCGGTTAAAGAGAACAAGGCTTGGACTGGAAGATTTTGAGTCTTTAAAAGTCATAGGCCGAGGAGCATTTggtgag GTACGGCTTGTTCAGAAGAAAGACACCGGGCACGTGTACGCAATGAAAATCCTGCGCAAAGCAGacatgctggagaaggagcag GTTGGCCACATCCGTGCGGAGCGTGACATTCTAGTGGAGGCAGACAGTTTGTGGGTTGTGAAAATGTTCTATAGTTTTCAGGATAAGCTAAACCTCTACCTAATCATGGAGTTCCTGCCTGGAG GGGACATGATGACTTTATTGATGAAGAAAGATACCCTGACAGAAGAGGAGACTCAGTTTTACATAGCAGAGACGGTGTTGGCCATAGACTCCATTCACCAGCTGGGGTTCATCCACAGAGACATCAAACCCGACAACCTTCTCTTGGACAGCAAG GGCCATGTGAAACTTTCCGACTTTGGCCTTTGCACAGGCCTGAAAAAAGCACACAGGACAGAATTCTATAGGAACCTGAACCATAGCTTGCCCAGTGATTTCA CTTTTCAGAACATGAATTCCAAAAGGAAAGCAGAGACCTGGAAAAGAAACAGACGCCAGCTA GCCTTCTCCACAGTGGGCACTCCCGACTACATTGCTCCGGAGGTGTTCCTGCAGACGGGGTACAACAAGCTGTGCGATTGGTGGTCACTGGGTGTGATCATGTACGAGATGCTGATCG GCTACCCACCATTCTGCTCTGAGACCCCACAAGAGACATACAAGAAGGTGATGAACTGGAAGGAAACTTTGACctttcccccagaagttcctgTCTCCGAGAAAGCCAAGGGCCTGATCCTGAG GTTCTGCTGTGAATGGGAACATAGAATTGGAGCCCCTGGAgttgaggaaataaaaaataatccctTTTTTGAAGGTGTTGACTGGGAACATATCAG GGAGAGACCAGCCGCGATATCTATTGAAATCAAGAGCATCGACGATACCTCAAACTTCGATGAATTTCCAGAGTCTGATATTCTTAAGCCCACAG